In Arcobacter ellisii, a genomic segment contains:
- a CDS encoding ankyrin repeat domain-containing protein, which translates to MSNNHLLEKNLNEKIVANIFSSLVDGEKWEMLIEMFRLQVLNINARDYKGRNALYWAICKNKTDVIKKLLELNISTEVSTNLSAINYAVYMDNIKVIKCLKNCGIDINETDDINSTPLIYAILYNKQNSIKYLLENGANIEHEDFLGNSALNLAKNLKIDFLMEKLNIK; encoded by the coding sequence ATGTCTAATAATCATCTTCTTGAAAAAAATCTAAATGAAAAAATTGTTGCAAATATCTTTTCTTCTCTTGTAGATGGAGAAAAATGGGAAATGTTAATAGAGATGTTTAGACTGCAGGTTCTAAATATAAATGCAAGGGATTATAAAGGAAGAAATGCATTATATTGGGCAATTTGTAAAAATAAAACTGATGTAATAAAAAAACTACTTGAACTAAATATAAGTACAGAAGTATCTACAAATCTATCTGCTATAAATTATGCTGTTTATATGGATAACATAAAAGTCATTAAATGCCTAAAAAATTGTGGCATTGATATTAATGAAACAGATGATATAAACTCTACTCCTTTAATTTATGCAATCTTATATAATAAACAAAATAGTATTAAGTACCTTTTAGAAAATGGTGCAAATATAGAACATGAAGATTTTTTAGGAAATAGTGCTCTTAATTTAGCAAAAAATCTGAAAATTGATTTTTTAATGGAAAAGTTAAATATTAAGTAG